The genomic window CCGCTCTGACGTCCGACGATCTGCGGACGATTAAAAAAGCGTTGGAAGAGTTCCCTGACGCCAAGCAGTCAATCATCAATTGTAATAAAATGGAGATTGTGACGTTTGTGCGGCACATGGATCTATTGATAGAGCAAAAGATCACGATCGGTATCGGTATCTATATTGAAAATCAACTGTTGTCGACCATTGCCGATCGGTTTTGGCCGGAGTCTTCGGTAAAACGGGAGAGGCTGGTTTTTATCAAAATGCTCAGCGATTTTATCGATGAATATCAAGAGTGGATCGACGACGGAGCCCAAGGGGAAACTGTCACAGTCCAGGAATCTCTGCTGTTGACGGCATTTGACAGGTTGGAAATACTGCTCGCCCCGGCATCGTATGTTGCAGTAAAGAATTTCGACTCCCTGGCGGACAGGGCACGGGACGTTGACCGCCGACGAGTTGCCACAATTCGAGCCATTGACGCAGAATTGCAGAGGAGGGAGACCGGCGGCGATCAGGCAATCACTATACAGATTGACGACAACCAACAGATCGTGCTCGGCGCTGAATACGGCTGCATCGAACAGATTGAAGAACAGGAACTCCCAAAAGAGTAGGAATCGGGCCCATGATTGCGAGCAGATCGTCTATCATGGCGGCCGATGTTGTCGCTGATCGTCACTGTTGTCCTGTTGTTATGGCTGCCCGGGGTTGCCGCGGCCTTTGTGCGCGAGTGCCTGGCGTGTGCGGCCCAGCCCCATGCGTTGCAATGGGTGGCTGTCGGATTGGCGGCCTACTTGCCGTTGCACTTGCTGGCTGTGCGGCGTTGGCACGGGCTGCTGACCTTTGAGCACGAGCTGACCCACGCGCTGTTCGGCCTGTTGTTTCTGCGGCGCATCCGCAGCTTTGTCGCCACCTCGCGCGCCGGAGGCCAGGTGGTTCACGAGGGCGGATTCGGCGGCAAGGTCGGCGACGTGGCGATCAGCATGGCGCCCTACGTGTTCCCCACCTTCAGCGTGGCGTTGGTGCTGCTGCGGCCGCTGTTCACGGCCGACGCGCGGATCTTTGTGGACGTGGCCATCGGCCTGACCCTGGGCTTTCACACCCTGACCACTCTGGGCGAGACCTGGGAGGCGTTCCGTTATCGGCGCTTTGTGGGCGTGGACGGCCGCGAGACCGTAAGCGATGTGGCGCGTCACGGGGTGCTGTTCTCCGCGGTCTACATCGCGTTTTTTGCGCTGCTCTACCACGGGCTGCTGCTGGCGATTTTGGCGGGCGGCTATGGCGAAGCCTGGGAGTTTCTCAAGGCCGGAGCACTGCTCGGGTTCGAGTACGCGGCGCGGCTGATCAGCTGGACCTGGAGCGTGGTCTGATCCTTGACCGCTGTCCGGCCCGGCGCTAACGTCAGCAACGATGGGGGATGCCATGAAACGCTACGCCGTGCTGTGGATGCTGCTCGCAATTGCCCTGGTCGCGGCCCTGACGCTGGCCGCCTGCGCCAACGACGATGACGACGACGACGACGCGTCCGACGACGATCTGACCGACGATGATGATGCTGCTGACGACGATATGGGCGACGACGACATCGACGATGACGACATTGACGACGATGATATCGATGATGACGACGACGCCTACTCGCATACGATCGTGATCGACGGGAACAACGACTTTACGGCCGACGAGACCTTCGCCAGCACCACCGTCGATTTCAGCGGCTACTTTTCCTGGGACGATTCGTACCTGTACTACGGCATGGACGGCGCGGACATCGGCGGCGGATCGTCGGACAAGTGGCTGCTGCTCTACATCGGCGGATCGCCGGGCGCCACGACCGGCGTGTTGTACAACACCCAGCAGCCGACCCTGCCGTTCTCAGCCGCATACCACGTGCGCTGGAAGGCCGACGGCTCCTACGCCAACGCCCAGCAGTTCGATGGCTGGGTCGACGCGGTCTGGGACTTCACCGGCGATGTGTTCCAAAGCGGGAATTTCATCGAGCTGCGAGTGCCCCTGGCCGACATCGGCTCGCCCACGCAGGTCGACGTGCTGCTGTGCATGGTCAACGAGCAATCAATGTCCGAGTGGACCTACGCCGGTGTGCCCGATACGATTTTCAGCGATGGATTTGATCCGGATTACGCGCACTGGCTGCGCTTCGACCTGGGCGCGTCCCAGTCGCCGGCCGATTACACGCCGCTGTAGCCCGAGGTCGGCTTACCTGCGGGTCAGCTCCTCGGTGCCGTTCTTATTGTCGCCGTGCATGGCCCATGCTCCACGCAGCTTGTTGCCCGAGACCGTGTAGACCACCACGCCGAACCACCCCTGGTTGACGTCGGCGTAGCCCACGGAGAAGCGCTCGCCCTCGAGAATTCCCACGCCCACGTAGACCTGTGCGCCGATGTTCCAGGTCACGTTGTAGTTGGCGTTGTTCTTGACGATCGAGACCGTGCCCTCATAGGTCCCGGTCCCGCCGGGATT from Candidatus Alcyoniella australis includes these protein-coding regions:
- a CDS encoding M50 family metallopeptidase yields the protein MLSLIVTVVLLLWLPGVAAAFVRECLACAAQPHALQWVAVGLAAYLPLHLLAVRRWHGLLTFEHELTHALFGLLFLRRIRSFVATSRAGGQVVHEGGFGGKVGDVAISMAPYVFPTFSVALVLLRPLFTADARIFVDVAIGLTLGFHTLTTLGETWEAFRYRRFVGVDGRETVSDVARHGVLFSAVYIAFFALLYHGLLLAILAGGYGEAWEFLKAGALLGFEYAARLISWTWSVV